A genome region from Pyrenophora tritici-repentis strain M4 chromosome 9, whole genome shotgun sequence includes the following:
- a CDS encoding FUI1, Cytosine-uracil-thiamine-allantoin permease produces MLSSRSIRNRGHAVKEKVHQRLTDASSWRLPKQNSGIAPPDVWTNADMEPVPPEKRTWGKSAFVTYWFSDLVTISTWSSGSAIFASGIPIRYNMLQHTSLTATDAVVITLVAGICNALPTVLNGAIGSNLHVPFPIASRASFGYWFSYFAVLSRGVLAMFWFGVQTANGGTCVTVILTAIWPSFRALPNHLPASVGLTTAGMVSYFLYWLVQFPFLLIPTHKLQYMFWVKTILLPPVAIGMTVWVAVKAGGNGTFFSRPASVHGSERAWLWLSGMTSITGGYSTLAVNIPDFSRFSKDPRAQYWQMPVIPFFKTMVALMGIVSASAAQQIWGTAYWTPLQIIDTWMNTPGGRAAAFFCASIWLLGQLSVNISANAVSFANDVTTLAPKYFNVRRGSILVAFIGGWALCPWIIVASGKAFLNFMSAYAIFMAPMAGILFTDYWLVKHRRYDVPALYDPRGIYRYGRYGTNWRAFIAVFVTIIPLLPGLANKVNPDIKLADGLQHLFTFNWLYGFFLSIFIYYFCNLFFPHRQTLITKVVTGFERLDGIEVGEEENNYTNVGKVSDSKVSQKSSSRDD; encoded by the exons ATGCTTTCTTCACGCAGCATCCGCAACCGCGGCCATGCAGTAAAGGAAAAAGTTCATCAGCGTCTCACAGATGCATCCAGCTGGCGGCTTCCTAAGCAAAATAGCGGTATCGCACCACCTGATGTCTGGACGAATGCGGATATGGAACCGGTGCCGCCGGAGAAGCGCACTTGGGGCAAGAGTGCTTTCGTGACCTACTGGTTCTCGGACTTGGTAACCATCTCAACTTGGAGCTCAGGATCGGCTATTTTCGCCTCTGGTATTCCTATCCGGTACAACATGCTGCAGCATACGA GTCTGACTGCAACCGACGCTGTCGTCATCACGCTCGTGGCAGGAATATGCAACGCTTTACCAACGGTACTCAATGGCGCCATCGGATCAAATCTGCACGTCCCTTTCCCTATCGCATCTCGCGCGAGCTTCGGTTACTGGTTCAGCTACTTTGCTGTTCTTAGTAGAGGTGTCTTGGCCATGTTCTGGTTTGGTGTACAGACGGCTAATGGAGGAACATGCGTAACAGTG ATCCTTACAGCCATCTGGCCGAGCTTTCGGGCACTACCTAACCACCTACCTGCATCAGTTGGCCTTACAACGGCTGGAATGGTCTCGTACTTTCTGTATTGGCTCGTCCAATTTCCGTTTCTTCTTATCCCTACCCACAAGCTTCAGTACATGTTTTGGGTGAAGACAATCTTATTGCCGCCTGTAGCCATTGGGATGACTGTCTGGGTTGCCGTCAAAGCAGGTGGCAATGGCACCTTCTTCTCTCGTCCGGCCTCTGTGCATGGGTCTGAACGGGCTTGGCTTTGGCTGTCTGGCATGACAAGCATCACAGGAGGTTATAGTACCCTCGCCGTCAACATTCCCGACTTTTCAAGGTTCAGCAAAGATCCTCGAGCTCAGTACTGGCAGATGCCAGTGATTCCATTCTTCAAGACCATGGTGGCTTTGATGGGTATTGTGTCTGCATCTGCTGCGCAACAGATTTGGGGCACAGCCTACTGGACGCCACTCCAAATCATCGATACCTGGATGAATACTCCTGGTGGCCGTGCTGCAGCCTTCTTTTGCGCCTCGATCTGGTTGCTTGGACAGCTCAGCGTCAACATTAGCGCCAACGCCGTATCTTTCGCCAATGACGTTACAACGCTTGCACCCAAGTACTTCAATGTGCGTCGTGGGTCCATTCTAGTGGCTTTCATTGGAGGTTGGGCGCTGTGTCCTTGGATCATTGTAGCGTCTGGCAAGGCTTTCCTCAATTTCATGAGTGCCTATGCCATATTCATGGCACCCATGGCTGGCATACTCTTTACCGACTACTGGCTAGTCAAACATCGAAGATACGACGTCCCCGCTTTATACGACCCACGTGGCATCTACCGCTATGGTCGGTATGGAACGAACTGGAGGGCTTTCATTGCAGTGTTTGTCACTATTATACCACTATTGCCCGGTCTGGCGAACAAGGTGAACCCCGACATCAAACTTGCCGACGGACTTCAACACCTTTTCACGTTCAACTGGCTTTATGGCTTTTTCTTATCCATCTTCATATACTACTTTTGTAATCTCTTCTTTCCGCATAGACAAACACTCATCACCAAAGTTGTTACTGGTTTTGAACGTCTGGATGGTATTGAagtgggagaagaagagaataACTACACAAATGTTGGGAAGGTTAGTGACTCCAAGGTTTCCCAAAAATCATCAAGTCGCGACGATTGA